Part of the Pedobacter roseus genome is shown below.
TGATAATCCTGGATCCAGATTTTGTCTTTTCTCTGCAGTACCTGCATGGCACGTTTTGCAAATTTTTCGTTTACTGATTTATAACAGTCCCAATAACTCTGTTCAAAATGGGCATAAGTAACCACATAATGAAATACGGGCCATAATACTTCGTTTGAGAAACCTTCGTAATATAAATTGATTTCGTTTTGGGTGAGGAAAACCGGATAGAGGTTTAATTCGGCGAGTTTTTGTGTAACTTCTTCTTGACGTTCTTCAGGAACCTCGATTCCGGGCCATCCTATCCAGATGGAGTTGCCTGATTTGTATACGTCGCCCAGTCCGGTGGCAAGGCCGCCCTCGCTGGGAATAAACGTGTATTCGTCGTTCTCTTCGATGATTTTAACGGGTAGTCTGTTCGATATTATAACTGTCTTCATGCTTGTATTTGATGTATCCACATCTTTAAAAGCATATCAAACTGGTTTTGTTTGGTTTTTTAGGCCAAAAATACATTCAAATGATTAAACGTAGTTAAATACCAATGTAAAAGTAGTACCACTTTCAGGAGTAGAAATTACTTCGATACTGCCCCTATGCATCTTCATAATATTGCGGCTTATCGTTAATCCAATGCCCGATCCATTTTTCCTGGTGGTGTAAAACGGAACGAAAATTTTCTCTAAATCTGCCGCCTCGATTCCTTTTCCGTTATCGGTAACATCGATATAAAGTTTGGTGTTTTCTAAACGGTAATTTACATTGATATAGGGCATTTCCTTATTTTCGACTGCATAAATGCTATTGGTGATGAGGTTGATCAGTACTTGCTCTACTAATTTCAGGTCAAGCTGTACAGTTATTTTTGATGAAGTCTGTTCTACATCCAGCACCACATTTTTAACCTTGGCAAATGGCTGCATTAAAACTTTAATGTGCTTTAATATTTCGCCAATGGTGTGCGATTCGAGGTTTGGTGTTGGCAGCTCGGCAATTAAGCGGTAATCTTTAACAAAATCCAATAAACCCGAAGAACGCCTTTGAATAGTTTGTAAAGCTGTTTTAAGGTCATCCATTTCATCCTCGGTCAAATTCTTTTTATCGGTTACCATTTTATTGATCGTATCTGATAGTGAACTGATAGGGGTGATGGAATTTAAAATTTCGTGCGAAATAACGCCAATTAACCTGTTCCATGCTTCAGTTTCTTTTTGCTCAATTTCATCTTTAATATTCTGGAAACTGATGATGGTATAATTCTTACCGTAAAGGTTTAAGGGAATTACTTCTGTTGATAACTGGATCAGTTTATCCTGGATTTTTAGTTCAAGAAAACGCTTTCCGCCCGTTAAAATCTGCTCTATTTCAGTTCCAAATGCGGGGAGATGCTGTTTTAACCGATGCCAGTACTTATAAGCAGGTACACCCAAAAGGTTTGATGCAGCCTGGTTGAAAAAGGCAATTTCCTCATCTCTCTCTTTTGCTGTATTGTTTACCACGATTACACCAACCGGAACCTGTTCCAAAATGGTTTTGATCAGCTGAAACATGGCTTCCTGTTCTAACCTGATCTGTTTATGCACCAGTAAAATGTCACTAAACGACTCATATAATTCAGGAAAACTGCCTTTGGTTACTTTGTTTGTGAAATTTAAGGTATGATCGCGTGTTTTTACTGCTAAAATGAAACGATTAATATCCGACCGGATTTGATTGATGTAATAGTAAAGCGAAATAATGGTCCCCAATAAAATCAATGCAACACCGATAATGGTAAACCAGAGCTGAGTATTTTTGATGAGGTAAAACAGGAGGTAGCCCAGCAGATTGATGATCAGCAGGCGGAATATTAAACGGAAGGTAAAGCGTTGGTAGAACATGTTTTAAGGTAGAAGGTTTTAAGGTAAAAGGGTTAAGGTTGATGAGGGAAATTTTGACCTTCCGCCTTCAACCTTATGCCTTCTACCTTTCTCAGATTCCAAATTTTTCGATTCTTCTGTAAAGTGCAGCGCGGGTTAAACCCAGTTCGGCGGCGGCTTTTGATATGTTTCCTTTGTGCTTATCGATGGCTTTTTGCACCATCATTTTCTCCATATCCTCGAGCGCCATTTCGTCGGGCATTGTATTGTTCTGTGCAAAACGCTGCGGACTCAACTGTAAATCATCTTCCGAAATTTCGTTTCCATCGCTCATAATCACTGCACGTTCTAAAACATGTTGCAACTCGCGCACGTTGCCGGGCCATTTATAATTTAAAAGCACATCCTCTGCTTTATGACTTAATTTACGGATTTCTTTGTGGTATTTTGAACTGAAAACCTGCATAAAATGATTCGCAAGCAATAAAATATCGGTTCCGCGTTTGCGTAATGGTGGTAGCAGGAGTTCCACAGTATTGATGCGGAAAAGTAAATCCTGCCGAAACGTATTTTTTGCTACCATTTCATTTAGTGGCATGTTGGTGGCAGTGATTAAGCGAACATTTACCTTACGTTCTTTGCTTTCGCCCAAACGGGTAACTGTACGGTTCTGTAAAACGCTTAATAATTTGGCCTGAAGTGGGAGCGTTAAATTTCCAATCTCATCTAAAAAAATTGTTCCACCATCTGCCAGTTCGAAACGTCCGGGTTTATCCTCTTTTGCATCGGTAAAAGCGCCTTTGGCATAGCCGAAAAGCTCACTTTCAAATAAATTCTCGTTTAATGAACCTAAATCAACATGCATGAAAACCTGGTTTTTGCGCTGTGAGTTTCCGTGGATTTCATAAGCAAAAACCTGTTTTCCGGTGCCATTTTCGCCTAAAATTAACACATTTGCATCTGTAGGTGCAACTTTAATCAAAGTGGCCTGTAAGTGTTTTATGCCATCAGCCTGACCTACAATATTCTCAAAACCACGCGTAAGATCCTTTTGTAAGGAAGAATGTATTTTTTCGAGCTTTTTAACTTTTCTGGTCGATTCGCGGAGTTTTGAGGCGGCAGAAATGGTAGCGAAAAGCTTTTCATTTTCCCATGGCTTTAAAATAAAATCGGTGGCTCCCTTTTTTATCGCTTTAACCGCCAGTTCTACGTTTCCAAAGGCAGTCATTAAGATTACCACATAATCTTTATCAATGGATAAAATGTGTTCGAGCCAATATAATCCCTCACGACCGTCGCTTGCACCTTTTTGATAGTTCATATCAAGCAGGATGATATCTACTTCATTTTTACTCAGTAAAACATTGATCTCTTTAGGCGATTTACAGGTAATTACCTGCTTAACCTGCTGTTTTAGAAACAAACGGGCACTAAGCAGGATATCGTCATCGTCGTCGATAATTAAAACTGTGGCGTCTAACATAAATTTAAATTTGATGCGCTAAAGTAATAAAACTGTCCGCTCCCGCACATCAACTGTCCGATAATGAACAGGTAAAAATAATAAAAACTTTTAATCTTCTGATTTTCAGTTATTTAATTGTGTTTTTAGCTTTTGGCACAAGCTTGGCATAAAGGAAACCGAACAGTACAACCGAACACATGGATAAGAAAATAGAGAAAAAAAGATTTAGCACTAAAACCTTAATTATTATTGGTGGTACAATTGCTTTCGTAGCAGTTGTAATTTATGGCTATACTTTATCCCTTAAAAAAGTTTATAGCGCCGATGCGGATAAGTTAACCATTAGTAAAGTAGAATATGGCGATTTTGAAGATGTAGTTTTATTAAATGCCAGTGTAGTTCCCTTAACTTCGGTAATTGTAAGTTCATCAGAAGGCGGTACGGTAGCCGAAATTTTTACTGAAAACGGTGCTTCGGTTGTAAAAGGAACGCCATTGTTAAGAATCTCCAATTCAAATGCGATGTTGAGTTATACTTCAAGTCAAACTGCTGCTACCGAGCAGATTAACCAGTTGCGCAAATCGAGATTGGATTTAGAGCAAAATCAAAGAGTGTTAAATCAGGA
Proteins encoded:
- a CDS encoding sensor histidine kinase, encoding MFYQRFTFRLIFRLLIINLLGYLLFYLIKNTQLWFTIIGVALILLGTIISLYYYINQIRSDINRFILAVKTRDHTLNFTNKVTKGSFPELYESFSDILLVHKQIRLEQEAMFQLIKTILEQVPVGVIVVNNTAKERDEEIAFFNQAASNLLGVPAYKYWHRLKQHLPAFGTEIEQILTGGKRFLELKIQDKLIQLSTEVIPLNLYGKNYTIISFQNIKDEIEQKETEAWNRLIGVISHEILNSITPISSLSDTINKMVTDKKNLTEDEMDDLKTALQTIQRRSSGLLDFVKDYRLIAELPTPNLESHTIGEILKHIKVLMQPFAKVKNVVLDVEQTSSKITVQLDLKLVEQVLINLITNSIYAVENKEMPYINVNYRLENTKLYIDVTDNGKGIEAADLEKIFVPFYTTRKNGSGIGLTISRNIMKMHRGSIEVISTPESGTTFTLVFNYV
- a CDS encoding sigma-54-dependent transcriptional regulator, which codes for MLDATVLIIDDDDDILLSARLFLKQQVKQVITCKSPKEINVLLSKNEVDIILLDMNYQKGASDGREGLYWLEHILSIDKDYVVILMTAFGNVELAVKAIKKGATDFILKPWENEKLFATISAASKLRESTRKVKKLEKIHSSLQKDLTRGFENIVGQADGIKHLQATLIKVAPTDANVLILGENGTGKQVFAYEIHGNSQRKNQVFMHVDLGSLNENLFESELFGYAKGAFTDAKEDKPGRFELADGGTIFLDEIGNLTLPLQAKLLSVLQNRTVTRLGESKERKVNVRLITATNMPLNEMVAKNTFRQDLLFRINTVELLLPPLRKRGTDILLLANHFMQVFSSKYHKEIRKLSHKAEDVLLNYKWPGNVRELQHVLERAVIMSDGNEISEDDLQLSPQRFAQNNTMPDEMALEDMEKMMVQKAIDKHKGNISKAAAELGLTRAALYRRIEKFGI